The proteins below are encoded in one region of Vespa velutina chromosome 11, iVesVel2.1, whole genome shotgun sequence:
- the LOC124952953 gene encoding uncharacterized protein LOC124952953 codes for MKTNETISTNVPVTVNEVSSTTTTIITKLKGFLRSSNMASSKSKNQIRDSSQMRYKHVIVPDDDTFYESNLTDFKTKCNEIDEDKDTRKSIIPALLSSANGTLGNSTFPLVELRSSAIKEKKTRRNTLLDSTSKLLSSIKANSKGPYYQTSFNSDMKEQQQRNYGSSKSSVKRSLLRGHENNDKSFLFYPRQNQPQHFPELLLKNYVPNDTDTNTALILNKKQIFLEKDKRKEKKINGRNSNDLKFPRQVIKSKISMDTPSIVKREMKRKKNRVKSNGKANLESLLKNHAPKEFKLVSKKKKHDTRDSNDSKSLRNVIESDASIEENSSNLRRVIGRETSRVKSTDKDNFPDLHKRKIKKRKKKKMDDDDDIKKLTDIRRKKKKKKKKRKKAKNQENMFDIPEVKTKWKLTKRNLLSISNIKRKMIIDDSEILKLIKRNSLIVPKIKRTKMEIDDNGFEILGLIKKNLSSISKINERMVINKSKVLKLAKRNLLSIHENIGMDKSKILKMNGETYKGSKTTLVGQKQSKTDGKQVRGGRDCSNRDQSLDIDESKYSESAHCLRFSDLWYSVYRLDEPILNQAVSLQLYEKRSLPDGTTRWEDLTRSMIRLDNFARRYRNNDDTLAITYRATREVSKQFPATLDVKKDRLLIPSSISTGKDSKIGQSKDAFEEYLIVRASEISKDGNECDKVGVGFKAFVEQPDRCRRLEGTCLKNQPLSYWKHDREAREAGRAGCYFLSNFASVPREAIKYNVSGSGSGEFLALEYHSPHVSAIDIEVRNDYNSVASAGPFGRITHIYVDSTSLIHTIVMIVIRNVGSTLSIYRPRIVNCPQGLPASWSNVKGLVQIILPRQNRRIVFDLYGELPFNEFECTVELLDRLGKTVATRRMKVRRMDRCFCVWHCLCACVAVADGCRPMSTTHYHAAGFQSPVPNVPMKSSSFDGSFFDVIFLLLSILALLLFMGISKWIIGIYIPEVSRWGLDTLLKTTKMSEYFEDDLKCRCIVTDESGFPVHPDTGNRSIRICSRKTEFLLNVIFFLVYPIAISWHHIKKFISNKNGSYCTDESKTCLTSDKDEYENLVTVCTYGDSKNSKMEADDTNYVINELKKSQESLQEYNRYKRYRCCMEGRDRNRND; via the exons atgaaaactaATGAGACTATTTCTACGAATGTTCCAGTAACTGTTAATGAAGTTAGTTCAACtacaacaacgataattacgaag ttAAAAGGATTCCTTCGGTCGAGCAATATGGCCTCATCAAAATCGAAAAATCAGATCAGGGACTCCTCTCAGATGCGTTACAAACATGTTATCGTGCCAGATGATGATACATTCTACGAATCGAATTTAACAGATTTTAAAACTAAATGCAACGAGATCGATGAGGATAAAG ATACACGGAAATCAATAATACCGGCTTTGTTATCATCGGCGAATGGCACTCTTGGAAACTCAACTTTTCCACTCGTCGAATTGAGATCTTCtgctataaaagaaaagaaaacaaggagGAATACTCTTCTGGATTCCACCTCGAAATTACTCTCCTCGATAAAGGCGAATTCTAAAGGACCGTATTATCAAACTTCCTTCAACTCGGATATGAAGGAACAACAGCAACGGAACTACGGATCATCTAAAAGTTCTGTTAAACGATCGCTTTTAAGAGGTCACGAGAATAACGacaaatcttttctattttatcctCGCCAAAACCAACCACAACATTTTCCTGAATTGCTATTGAAAAACTATG TACCCAACGATACCGATACGAATACTGCACTTATATTAAACAAGAAACAAATCTttttggaaaaagataaaagaaaggagaaaaagatcaaTGGTCGAAATTCAAATGATTTGAAATTTCCCAGACaagtaataaaatcaaaaatttcgaTGGATACTCCGTCAAttgtgaaaagagaaatgaaaagaaagaagaatcgtgTCAAGTCCAATGGCAAAGCTAATTTGGAATCGCTCTTGAAAAATCATG cACCCAAAGAGTTTAAATTagtatcgaagaagaaaaaacatgatACACGAGATTCAAATGATTCGAAATCTCTTAGAAATGTGATTGAATCGGATGCATCGATAGAAGAAAATTCGTCAAATTTGAGAAGAGTAATAGGAAGAGAAACTAGTCGTGTCAAATCTACCGACAAAGATAATTTTCCAGATCTCCataaacgaaagataaaaaaacgtaagaaaaagaagatggatgatgacgatgacataAAGAAACTAACTGAtatacgaaggaagaaaaaaaagaagaaaaagaagagaaagaaagcgaagAATCAGGAAAATATGTTCGACATACCGGAGGTCAAAACTAAATGGAAAttgacgaaaagaaatttattgagtatttcaaatataaaaagaaaaatgataatcgaTGATTCTGAGatcttgaaattaataaaaagaaattcgttgaTTGTTccgaagataaaaagaacaaaaatggaGATAGATGATAATGGATTTGAGATATTgggattgataaaaaaaaatttgtcgagtatttcgaaaataaatgaacgaatgGTAATAAACAAATCGAAGGTTTTGAAATTGGCAAAGAGGAATTTGTTGAGTATTCATGAAAATATTGGAATGGACAAATCAAAGATCTTGAAAATGAACGGAGAAACGTATAAAGGATCAAAAACGACTTTGGTAGGACAGAAGCAATCTAAAACAGATGGTAAACAAGTCCGTGGTGGACGGGATTGTTCGAATCGCGATCAGTCGTTGGACATTGACGAATCGAAATACTCTGAATCTGCCCACTGCCTTCGCTTCAGTGATCTGTG GTATTCTGTTTATCGCTTGGATGAACCGATATTAAACCAAGCTGTGTCCCttcaattatatgaaaaacGAAGTTTACCTGATGGTACTACTCGATGGGAGGATTTAACTCGTTCAATGATTAG ATTAGATAATTTTGCAAGACGTTACAGAAATAATGACGACACTCTTGCCATAACTTATCGTGCAACAAGAGAAGTATCAAAACAATTTCCTGCTACTTTGGATGTTAAAAAGGATCGATTGCTGATACCATCTTCTATTTCTACGGGAAAAGATTCCAAGATCGGCCAATCTAAAG ATGCATTTGAAGAATATCTGATTGTAAGAGCGAGCGAAATCAGCAAGGATGGAAACGAATGCGACAAAGTTGGCGTGGGATTTAAAGCATTCGTTGAACAACCGGATCGTTGTAGACGTCTTGAAGGAACTTGTTTGAAAAATCAACCTTTATCTTATTGGAAACATGACAGG GAAGCACGGGAAGCTGGGCGAGCTGGTTGTTACTTCTTGAGCAATTTCGCGTCTGTGCCGAGAGAGGCCATCAAGTACAACGTGAGCGGAAGCGGAAGCGGCGAGTTCCTTGCTCTGGAGTACCATTCCCCGCACGTGTCTGCGATCGACATTGAAGTCAGGAACGACTACAATAGCGTCGCCAGTGCAGG gCCATTTGGACGTATAACTCATATATACGTGGACAGTACATCTTTAATACACACAATCGTAATGATCGTGATACGGAACGTGGGATCAACACTGTCGATTTATCGTCCTAGAATCGTTAACTGTCCTCAAGGACTTCCTGCATCATGGTCGAACGTGAAAGGCCTTGTGCAGATAATTTTACCACgacaaaatagaagaatagTCTTTGATCTCTACGGCGAACTTCCTTTCAATGAATTCGAATGTACCG TGGAGCTGTTAGACCGTCTTGGGAAAACTGTGGCTACGAGAAGAATGAAAGTACGAAGAATGGATCGTTGCTTTTGCGTTTGGCACTGTCTCTGCGCTTGCGTTGCCGTAGCCGATGGCTGTCGACCGATGTCAACGACGCATTATCACGCAGCTGGATTTCAGTCTCCTGTACCAAACGTCCCAATGAaatcttcttccttcgatGGAAGTTTCTTCGACGTTATATTCTTACTTCTCTCTATATTGGCACTTCTCCTTTTCATGG GTATATCAAAGTGGATCATAGGAATCTACATTCCTGAAGTTAGTCGTTGGGGATTGGATACTTTGCttaaaacaacaaaaatgaGCGAGTATTTTGAAGATGATTTAAAATGCAGATGTATTGTTACTGATGAATCAGGTTTTCCAGTTCATCCAGATACAGGAAATAGATCAATCAGGATTTGCAGCAG aaaaaCAGAGTTTCTCTTAAATGTTATATTCTTCTTAGTTTATCCAATTGCAATTAGTTGGCACcatataaagaaattcattagtaataaaaatggaagTTATTGTACGGACGAATCCAAA ACATGCCTGACAAGCGACAAAGACGAGTATGAGAACCTAGTAACCGTGTGCACGTACGGCGACAGCAAAAATTCTAAAATGGAAGCGGATGATACGAATTATGTCATAAACGAGCTAAAGAAATCTCAAGAATCTTTAcaagaatataatagatacaaa aGATATCGTTGCTGCATGgaaggaagagatagaaatagaaatgattaa